In Felis catus isolate Fca126 chromosome E1, F.catus_Fca126_mat1.0, whole genome shotgun sequence, the following proteins share a genomic window:
- the UBE2G1 gene encoding ubiquitin-conjugating enzyme E2 G1 isoform X1 — MEETSFWGHKGEELVRRLKHDWREEGLCEGGHLRMWAGMAGVGTEGARKVPESGWGGARSPVEPGGARLALGLEVVSEPRALLREERHGEDRVVAVDKNGDVCISILHEPGEDKYGYEKPEERWLPIHTVETIMISVISMLADPNGDSPANVDAAGLQLRNTALFPCTLPTYRWTSVVTSWQTLAGSGLR; from the exons ATGGAAGAGACTTCATTTTGGGGCCACAAGGGGGAGGAGTTAGTGAGACGATTGAAACATGACTGGAGAGAGGAGGGACTTTGTGAAGGAGGGCACCTGAGGATGTGGGCGGGGATGGCAGGTGTGGGGACAGAAGGTGCCAGGAAGGTGCCAGAGAGCGGCTGGGGAGGTGCGAGGAGCCCTGTGGAACCAGGTGGGGCCAGGCTGGCACTGGGGCTGGAGGTGGTGAGCGAGCCGCGGGCCCTCCTGCGGGAAGAGAGACACGGAGAGGACCGTGTTGTTGCAG TTGATAAAAATGGTGATGTATGCATCTCCATTCTTCATGAGCCCGGCGAGGACAAATACGGGTACGAAAAGCCAGAGGAACGCTGGCTCCCTATTCACACTGTGGAAACCATCATGATTAGTGTCATTTCCATGCTGGCAGACCCGAACGGAGACTCCCCTGCTAACGTGGATGCTGCG GGTCTCCAACTGAGAAACACGGCACTGTTTCCCTGCACTCTACCCACCTATCGCTGGACTTCTGTCGTAACAAGTTGGCAGACACTGGCTGGAAGTGGGCTGCGATAG